In the genome of Ignavibacteriales bacterium, one region contains:
- a CDS encoding OmpA family protein encodes MKKSRLLISVVVVALVCILTIPVNAQFNDYKTKFGVQFNGLLPDTEFDKSEAPDDSKYEFSYLGRLFLRFEIAKALEAEVGAGYGSLAGQDFLLQKWETTILPVDFRFVLSPFNWTGADLFAYAGFGALMFDTKTQTTVPSPKESKADGWSAYIPAGLGLDFKLSESVLLEISGGYNYTFSDDINYYNNIDAYDEGTVNDGYYNLGLGLVFVGGTGLSDDDMDGLTTREEKELGTDPMNPDTDGDGLKDGEEVNKYMTNPLNKDTDGDGLTDGDEVMKHKTDPNKADTDGDGLKDGEEVTKYMTNPLKVDTDGEGLYDGDEVMKHKTDPLKADTDGDGLNDNDEMKIHKTDPLNPDSDGDGLSDGEEINMHSTNPLNVDTDGGTVNDFVEVQRGTNPRDPEDDVVKINVPIVLEGITFATGKADITPESENTLRKALKTMTTYPEITVEIGGHTDNVGSDKSNQKLSEARANSVRDWLVRQGVAPERITAVGYGEAKPIAPNDTPENKQKNRRIEFRRVK; translated from the coding sequence ATGAAAAAAAGCCGACTATTGATTTCTGTTGTAGTTGTTGCCTTAGTGTGCATACTAACTATACCGGTAAACGCACAGTTCAACGATTACAAAACAAAGTTCGGTGTTCAGTTTAACGGATTACTTCCTGATACAGAATTCGACAAATCAGAAGCTCCGGATGATTCAAAATATGAATTCTCATACCTTGGCAGACTTTTCCTTCGCTTCGAAATAGCAAAAGCTCTTGAGGCTGAAGTTGGTGCCGGATATGGTTCTTTAGCTGGTCAGGATTTTCTTTTACAGAAATGGGAAACAACAATTTTACCTGTTGACTTCCGATTTGTCCTCAGTCCTTTTAACTGGACCGGCGCTGATCTTTTTGCCTATGCAGGTTTTGGCGCGTTGATGTTTGATACCAAAACTCAAACAACAGTACCATCACCAAAAGAATCAAAAGCTGATGGATGGTCAGCATATATCCCCGCAGGTCTTGGTCTTGATTTCAAACTTTCTGAATCAGTACTGCTTGAAATCAGTGGTGGTTACAATTATACCTTCAGTGATGACATCAACTATTACAATAATATTGATGCTTACGATGAAGGTACCGTTAATGACGGTTACTACAACCTAGGTTTAGGTTTGGTATTCGTTGGCGGAACAGGATTAAGTGATGATGATATGGACGGTTTAACAACAAGAGAAGAAAAAGAATTGGGAACTGATCCTATGAATCCTGATACAGATGGCGATGGTTTGAAAGACGGCGAAGAAGTTAATAAGTACATGACCAATCCTCTGAATAAAGATACAGACGGTGATGGTCTTACTGACGGTGACGAAGTGATGAAACACAAAACCGATCCGAATAAAGCTGATACTGATGGTGACGGCTTGAAGGACGGCGAAGAAGTAACCAAGTATATGACCAATCCATTGAAAGTTGATACAGACGGTGAAGGATTATACGATGGTGACGAAGTGATGAAACACAAAACCGATCCGTTAAAAGCTGATACCGACGGTGATGGTTTGAATGATAACGACGAAATGAAAATTCACAAAACCGATCCGTTGAATCCGGATTCCGACGGTGATGGTTTGAGTGACGGTGAAGAAATCAATATGCACAGCACTAACCCGCTGAATGTTGATACCGACGGTGGTACTGTTAATGATTTCGTTGAAGTTCAGAGAGGTACAAATCCACGTGATCCTGAAGATGACGTTGTTAAGATCAATGTACCAATCGTACTTGAAGGCATTACATTCGCTACAGGTAAAGCTGACATTACTCCTGAGTCAGAAAACACTTTACGTAAAGCTCTTAAAACGATGACAACTTATCCTGAAATTACCGTTGAAATAGGCGGTCATACAGATAATGTCGGCAGCGACAAGAGCAATCAGAAACTTTCAGAAGCAAGGGCTAATTCAGTACGTGACTGGTTAGTAAGACAGGGTGTTGCTCCTGAAAGAATTACAGCAGTTGGTTATGGCGAAGCTAAACCAATCGCTCCAAATGATACTCCGGAAAACAAACAGAAGAACAGAAGAATTGAATTCCGCAGAGTCAAGTAA
- a CDS encoding T9SS type A sorting domain-containing protein: MKTRLLECGILTMFLVFTLGSSFLFSQPITGTKTIPGDYATIESAISALNTNGVGAGGVVFNVAAGHTETFTTPTAGTLLANGTSTDQITFQKSGVGVNPLITAALNGTGNADGIIKIAGGDYITFSGIDVQENAGNTDATTWMEWGYALVKKNAAAPFDGCRFVVIRNSNITLNQAHTTSVGIYSGNHTATSTSGLTLTDTLDAMSYCSFYGNSVGNVHVGISLNGSTLAAYYDQFNEIGNSSTGNVITNYGGSSSTSRGIYAQYQNNLKIANNSLNGGSLSHTGSLYGISTGSATNANLDIFRNSITLTSGGTSAIMYALTNSIGSSGVDNTVNIYDNTIENCTQPNASGNSWWLIYQLSSPANANIYGNTIRNNSRAAGTVYGINSSGGANNHIYNNEIYNNSCGGVIYGVYVTNDNASIYGNKIYDIRSTSSSTTLTVAGIAVATGPTSAYIYNNFISDLKSPNCTSADAIRGIGITSTTANSNIGVYYNTVFLTAFAGGGNFGTSGIYHTNSSTSTSSTLDMRNNIVVNLSTANGTGKTSAFRRSAANVNLSNYSTVSNNNSFYAGTPGVSNVIFYDGTNYDETIGDFKTRVAPRETNSFTENVPFVNNSTAPYNLHVRTDLPTQTEGTGTPVSTPVIVTNDIDNEVRNALTPDVGADEFNGIGSDITPPFISYTPLVHTTLLTNRVLTGVVITDGSGINTTSGTSPRIYYKRASDNNTVVDNTSSTNGWKYTQTSGTSSPFDFTIDYSLLFGGTGVQSGDTIQYFVVAQDLANPANVGISEGTFAVTPTSVNLTAAAFPLTGTINEYRLIYLLNGTVTIGSGGDFTSLTGSNGFFTAVNENILTGNVNAQIISDINEPGAVALNQWVEQGTGNYTLTIQPSSAVMRTLSGSSSLPGLITINGADRVVIDGRFSGNGNFLTFQNTNAAANTTCIHVVSLGAGAGATDVTIRNCNIKAGTNSLSNVFGIFVGATTLTTSSSGGADNHNLILQNNIVSSARVGIFVRGTSSNLLNNLVVTGNSVGSNNSAEYITEYGINIQAAAAPQVTFNEVYNIVYDVSKWGIYFGSNVSNAIVSKNKVHSIDQPGTSGFNSVGIYFASATGCSDNQIDNNMIYNLNTYGNVSMYLVGIRIVGGNNYKIYYNSVSMTGTIANPSAGMVSSCLYISTATTGADIRNNIFLNTRTGMDPKNYLIHSPNSTTFTHLDNNAYWNTGNTFGFFGSDIASFNDWKIAIGQDTISVNANPMFVSSTDLHINAGMTPTLLESAGAVIPGVTTDFDGDVRPGPAGSVNGGAFAPDLGADEFDGVPVIVPVELNSFTLKLIGRDVNLAWVTSSEVNNRGFYVERNNGEGYTSLGFVEGKGTYTGSTKYSFTDKKVEVGSYQYRLKQVDYDGSLAYSEILQTEVTVPDVYALEQNYPNPFNPSTVIRFSLPEDVSNVTVTIYNALGQRITELVNSKLEAGQYEFEWNASNLASGLYIYELRTEKFSSVKKMMLMK; the protein is encoded by the coding sequence ATGAAAACCAGGTTACTTGAGTGCGGTATCTTGACAATGTTTTTAGTTTTCACATTGGGTAGTTCGTTTTTATTTTCTCAACCTATTACCGGTACTAAAACCATACCGGGTGATTACGCAACAATTGAATCAGCTATATCAGCATTGAACACAAATGGTGTTGGTGCAGGCGGAGTTGTTTTTAATGTTGCGGCAGGACACACAGAAACATTCACAACCCCGACTGCAGGAACATTATTAGCTAACGGAACATCAACTGATCAAATCACCTTCCAGAAATCCGGTGTTGGTGTTAATCCACTAATTACTGCAGCATTAAATGGAACAGGCAATGCAGATGGTATAATAAAAATTGCCGGAGGTGATTATATAACATTCAGTGGAATCGACGTTCAGGAGAATGCTGGTAATACGGATGCAACAACATGGATGGAGTGGGGTTATGCATTAGTCAAAAAAAATGCTGCAGCACCTTTTGATGGATGCCGGTTTGTAGTAATTAGGAATTCGAATATTACACTCAACCAGGCACATACAACTTCTGTCGGTATTTATTCGGGTAATCATACAGCAACATCAACCAGCGGGTTAACATTGACTGATACACTGGATGCAATGAGCTATTGCAGCTTTTATGGAAATTCAGTCGGCAATGTTCATGTTGGTATAAGCCTTAATGGTTCAACACTTGCGGCTTACTACGATCAATTCAATGAAATTGGAAATTCTTCAACCGGAAATGTTATCACAAATTACGGAGGAAGCAGTTCAACCAGCCGGGGTATATATGCACAATATCAGAACAATCTTAAGATTGCAAACAACTCTTTGAATGGCGGCAGTCTTTCACACACAGGATCTCTTTATGGTATTTCAACCGGCTCAGCAACAAATGCAAATCTTGATATTTTCAGGAATAGCATAACACTTACTTCGGGTGGAACTTCTGCAATCATGTATGCTTTAACAAATTCGATTGGAAGTTCTGGTGTAGATAATACTGTTAACATTTATGATAATACAATTGAGAACTGTACCCAACCTAACGCTTCAGGGAACAGTTGGTGGTTGATTTATCAGTTATCCAGTCCCGCGAATGCAAATATTTATGGTAACACAATAAGAAATAATTCAAGAGCTGCAGGAACTGTTTACGGAATTAATAGTTCAGGTGGTGCTAATAATCATATTTACAACAATGAAATTTACAATAACTCCTGCGGCGGTGTTATTTACGGAGTTTATGTAACAAATGATAATGCTAGTATTTATGGAAATAAAATTTATGACATCAGGTCAACCAGTTCATCTACTACACTTACTGTTGCAGGAATAGCAGTTGCAACGGGACCAACCAGTGCTTATATCTATAATAATTTTATTTCAGATCTAAAATCTCCGAACTGTACATCTGCCGATGCAATCAGAGGAATCGGAATCACAAGCACTACTGCTAATTCCAATATCGGTGTTTATTATAATACAGTTTTTCTTACTGCGTTTGCCGGAGGCGGCAACTTTGGTACAAGCGGCATCTATCATACCAACAGTTCGACTTCAACAAGCAGTACTCTTGATATGAGAAATAATATTGTTGTCAACTTGTCAACCGCAAACGGTACCGGAAAAACAAGTGCATTCAGAAGAAGTGCCGCTAACGTAAATCTTAGTAACTATTCAACTGTTTCAAATAATAATTCATTTTATGCCGGAACCCCGGGTGTGAGCAATGTGATTTTTTATGATGGTACAAATTATGACGAAACAATCGGCGACTTTAAAACAAGAGTCGCACCGAGGGAAACAAATTCGTTCACTGAAAATGTTCCGTTTGTAAATAACTCAACTGCGCCTTATAATCTTCATGTACGGACAGATCTGCCTACTCAAACAGAAGGAACAGGTACGCCTGTAAGTACACCGGTTATAGTGACAAATGATATCGACAATGAGGTAAGAAATGCTTTAACACCGGATGTTGGAGCAGATGAGTTTAATGGGATTGGTTCAGATATAACTCCGCCTTTTATAAGTTACACTCCGCTCGTTCATACAACATTACTAACGAACAGAGTGTTAACAGGTGTTGTGATTACTGATGGAAGTGGTATCAACACTACGAGTGGAACATCGCCGCGTATTTACTACAAGCGTGCATCAGATAATAATACAGTTGTTGATAATACATCTTCAACCAACGGATGGAAGTACACACAAACTTCGGGTACTTCATCTCCGTTTGATTTTACGATTGACTACTCACTTTTATTTGGCGGGACCGGAGTACAAAGCGGGGATACAATACAATACTTTGTTGTTGCTCAGGATCTTGCAAACCCGGCTAATGTTGGAATTTCAGAAGGAACTTTTGCAGTAACACCTACTTCAGTTAATTTGACAGCGGCAGCATTCCCGCTTACCGGTACAATAAATGAATATAGGCTTATCTATTTATTGAATGGAACTGTGACGATAGGCAGCGGCGGTGATTTCACAAGCCTGACCGGATCAAATGGATTTTTTACAGCAGTAAATGAAAATATTCTTACCGGCAATGTTAATGCTCAAATTATCAGTGATATAAATGAACCCGGCGCAGTCGCGTTGAATCAATGGGTTGAGCAGGGAACAGGAAATTATACATTGACTATTCAACCTTCTTCTGCTGTGATGAGAACGTTATCTGGTTCATCATCATTGCCCGGACTTATCACCATCAACGGTGCTGACAGGGTTGTGATAGACGGAAGGTTCAGCGGGAACGGCAATTTCCTTACTTTCCAGAATACAAATGCTGCGGCAAATACGACTTGCATACATGTTGTAAGTCTTGGTGCCGGTGCCGGAGCCACTGATGTAACAATCAGAAATTGTAATATCAAAGCAGGAACAAATTCTCTTTCAAATGTATTCGGAATATTTGTCGGCGCTACTACACTTACTACTTCAAGCAGCGGCGGTGCAGATAATCATAATCTGATTTTACAAAATAATATTGTGTCTTCTGCAAGAGTTGGAATTTTTGTAAGAGGAACTTCATCCAACCTGCTAAACAATTTGGTTGTAACAGGCAATTCAGTTGGTTCGAACAACTCAGCAGAATATATCACCGAATATGGAATTAATATCCAGGCAGCAGCAGCACCGCAAGTGACTTTTAATGAAGTATATAATATTGTTTACGATGTTAGCAAGTGGGGTATTTATTTCGGTTCCAATGTATCAAATGCAATTGTAAGTAAGAATAAAGTGCACTCAATTGATCAGCCCGGAACTTCAGGATTCAATTCGGTGGGAATTTATTTCGCATCAGCAACAGGATGTTCAGATAACCAGATAGATAATAATATGATCTATAACCTGAATACCTACGGAAATGTTTCCATGTATCTTGTAGGAATAAGAATCGTAGGCGGAAACAATTATAAGATTTATTATAACTCTGTTAGTATGACAGGAACAATTGCAAATCCTTCTGCCGGAATGGTATCGTCATGCCTTTACATATCAACAGCAACTACAGGTGCAGATATTAGAAATAATATCTTCCTCAATACAAGAACCGGTATGGATCCAAAAAATTATTTAATTCATTCACCTAACTCAACGACATTTACTCATCTTGATAATAATGCTTATTGGAATACAGGGAATACATTTGGATTCTTCGGTTCGGATATTGCCTCCTTTAATGATTGGAAAATAGCAATCGGGCAGGATACAATTTCTGTCAATGCTAATCCGATGTTTGTCAGTTCAACCGATCTTCATATTAACGCCGGAATGACGCCTACTCTTCTTGAATCAGCAGGCGCTGTTATTCCCGGCGTTACAACAGACTTTGATGGTGATGTAAGACCGGGCCCTGCTGGTTCTGTGAACGGAGGCGCCTTTGCACCGGATCTTGGTGCTGACGAATTTGACGGAGTACCGGTTATTGTTCCTGTAGAATTAAATTCATTTACATTAAAGTTAATCGGCAGAGATGTTAATCTTGCCTGGGTAACCTCAAGTGAAGTTAACAACCGCGGATTTTATGTCGAGCGAAATAATGGGGAAGGCTATACATCGCTTGGGTTTGTTGAAGGCAAAGGAACATATACCGGTTCAACCAAATATTCATTTACTGATAAAAAGGTTGAAGTCGGCTCCTACCAGTACAGGTTAAAACAAGTTGATTATGATGGATCGTTAGCATACTCGGAAATTCTGCAAACAGAAGTTACAGTTCCCGATGTTTATGCGTTAGAGCAAAACTATCCGAACCCATTCAACCCAAGTACAGTTATTCGGTTCTCATTGCCTGAAGATGTATCGAACGTAACAGTAACCATATACAATGCTTTGGGTCAGAGAATAACTGAGCTTGTTAATTCAAAACTCGAAGCAGGTCAGTATGAATTTGAATGGAATGCAAGTAACCTGGCAAGTGGTTTATACATATACGAACTGAGAACAGAAAAATTTAGTTCAGTTAAGAAAATGATGTTGATGAAGTAA
- a CDS encoding OmpA family protein, translating into MHNRLLLFICQLILIFTVVPNNAECQFNDYKRKFGIQINGLVPNTEFDGDKAPKGSTYEPSFMGRFFMRFEISRTFLEAEVGIGYGKLNGYDLDPDLHLWTTNLLPIDVRLIASPLKIKYIDIAVFAGGGILNWTVKHKPLSVSPKVSRISGWTGYVPFGVLFGIRLSENQIIEFSGAYNHTFSDDINFYNNIDAYTDATSNDGFVQGGVSIIFVSGAGMGDNDKDGLTNREEKEIGTDPETADTDRDGLNDGDEVKKYLSNPLSDDTDGDGIKDGDEVNQFFTDPNKPDTDNDGLSDFEEVSKQKTDPVMNDTDKDGLTDGDEIKTFHSNPLMIDSDEDKLNDSLEVMVYKTNPTNPDTDGDGLLDFDEIMIHKTNPLDGDSDGDSVNDFDEINTHKTNPMNSDSDNGSVGDYAEIKRGTDPNDADDDVIKINVPIVLDGITFAKQRADITPESAATLQFALRTLIIYPEISVLIGGHTDNVGSEVANQILSQKRAEAVKAWLVLYGISPERITAVGFGESNPIVPNNSEENKKINRRVEFVRIK; encoded by the coding sequence ATGCATAACAGACTGCTTCTGTTTATCTGCCAACTGATACTGATTTTTACGGTTGTCCCAAATAATGCTGAGTGCCAGTTTAATGATTACAAAAGAAAATTCGGGATACAGATAAACGGATTAGTTCCAAATACTGAATTTGATGGTGACAAGGCACCTAAAGGATCTACCTATGAGCCTTCATTTATGGGAAGATTTTTTATGAGGTTTGAAATTTCCAGAACATTTCTTGAAGCAGAAGTTGGTATTGGATACGGCAAACTCAACGGGTACGATCTTGATCCTGACTTACATTTGTGGACCACCAACTTACTTCCAATAGATGTAAGGCTGATTGCCAGTCCCCTGAAAATTAAATACATAGACATTGCAGTATTTGCCGGAGGAGGAATTCTCAACTGGACAGTAAAACATAAACCATTATCGGTGAGCCCAAAGGTTTCAAGAATCAGTGGATGGACCGGGTATGTTCCATTTGGTGTTTTATTCGGGATCAGACTTTCTGAAAATCAGATAATAGAATTTTCGGGTGCTTACAATCATACGTTCAGTGATGATATTAATTTTTATAACAACATTGATGCGTACACTGATGCAACAAGTAATGACGGCTTTGTTCAGGGAGGAGTAAGTATAATTTTTGTGAGTGGAGCCGGAATGGGTGACAACGATAAAGACGGGCTTACAAACCGGGAAGAAAAAGAAATAGGAACTGATCCCGAAACTGCTGATACAGACCGCGACGGATTAAATGACGGTGATGAAGTAAAAAAATATTTGTCAAATCCTTTAAGTGATGATACCGACGGTGATGGTATAAAAGACGGAGATGAAGTAAATCAGTTTTTTACAGACCCGAATAAACCTGATACCGATAATGACGGCTTGAGTGATTTTGAAGAAGTATCAAAACAAAAAACTGACCCCGTTATGAATGATACAGATAAAGATGGTTTAACTGATGGTGATGAAATAAAAACATTTCATTCAAACCCATTGATGATAGATTCAGATGAAGATAAATTAAACGACAGTCTTGAAGTGATGGTTTATAAAACAAATCCTACAAATCCGGATACTGATGGTGATGGTCTTCTTGACTTCGATGAAATAATGATTCACAAAACCAATCCTTTAGATGGTGATTCAGACGGAGATTCAGTTAATGATTTTGATGAGATCAATACTCATAAAACAAATCCTATGAATTCAGATTCTGATAATGGGTCTGTTGGCGACTATGCTGAGATCAAGAGAGGAACTGATCCGAACGATGCAGATGATGATGTAATAAAAATTAATGTCCCTATTGTTCTGGATGGAATAACATTCGCGAAACAACGAGCGGATATAACTCCGGAATCAGCAGCAACACTTCAGTTCGCGTTAAGAACATTAATTATCTATCCTGAAATATCTGTTTTGATAGGCGGACATACTGACAATGTCGGCTCAGAAGTCGCAAACCAGATACTATCTCAGAAAAGAGCTGAAGCTGTAAAGGCGTGGTTGGTATTATACGGTATAAGTCCTGAAAGAATTACAGCGGTAGGATTCGGAGAAAGTAATCCGATAGTTCCCAACAACTCAGAAGAAAATAAAAAAATTAATAGAAGAGTTGAGTTTGTAAGAATCAAATAA
- a CDS encoding energy transducer TonB, translating to MTHRVVEEEDEYVFFWSEELPEPIGGMVELQKKVHYTEFARKVGIEGRVIIEAVIGKDGIVKEAKVAVGLIEDLDQISLEAVRTTLFKPGLQRGKPVNVRINIPIAFKLR from the coding sequence ATGACACATCGTGTTGTTGAAGAGGAAGATGAATATGTGTTTTTTTGGAGTGAGGAATTACCCGAACCAATCGGTGGTATGGTTGAACTCCAAAAGAAAGTTCATTACACCGAGTTTGCCAGAAAGGTTGGAATTGAAGGAAGGGTTATCATCGAGGCTGTTATTGGTAAAGATGGAATTGTGAAAGAAGCAAAAGTAGCAGTCGGACTTATTGAGGACCTCGATCAGATTTCACTTGAAGCTGTAAGAACAACTTTATTTAAACCAGGACTGCAGAGAGGTAAACCTGTAAATGTCAGGATCAATATCCCGATAGCTTTTAAACTTCGATAG